In a genomic window of Henningerozyma blattae CBS 6284 chromosome 9, complete genome:
- the RSA3 gene encoding Rsa3p (similar to Saccharomyces cerevisiae RSA3 (YLR221C); ancestral locus Anc_8.436) has protein sequence MSAGDISIAKKGSSKKSRRRKKRRTADSDSDSSSSSGGESDTNLEKVEPSKEEKEESDIDIELSDIENEDVKSKSNVEHFEDETKDALKSIPYTTTQLTEKMNNYNSNNGESIELHKVQDTINQAKLKLQEHSNNQNNNNNYNNISNSQNEVSNNANVENKAEKNKFLSLLFEHYGDEVNELRNAPDFTAKSLVVLADVLKDGTGMFDSDTLKTILQDSA, from the coding sequence ATGTCTGCCGGTGATATCAGTATAGCGAAGAAAGGTAGTAGTAAGAAATccagaagaagaaagaagaGAAGAACAGCTGATAGTGATTCTGATTCGTCATCTAGTTCTGGAGGAGAATCTGATACCAATCTAGAGAAAGTAGAACCAagtaaagaagaaaaggaaGAAAGTGATATTGATATAGAATTATCggatattgaaaatgaagatgtGAAATCAAAGAGTAATGTTGAACATTTTGAAGATGAGACTAAAGATGCATTAAAATCTATTCCATATACTACCACTCAATTAACTGAAAAgatgaataattataattctaataatggtGAGAGTATTGAATTACATAAAGTTCAAGATACCATTAATCAAGCCAAACTTAAATTGCAAGAACATtctaataatcaaaataataataataattataataatatatcgAACTCCCAAAATGAAGTATCGAATAATGCAAATGTTGAAAATAAAgcagaaaaaaataaatttttaagttTATTATTCGAACATTACGGGGATGAAGTTAATGAATTGAGAAATGCACCTGATTTTACAGCTAAATCATTAGTAGTCTTGGCAGATGTATTGAAAGATGGTACAGGGATGTTTGATTCTGACACGTTGAAGACTATCTTGCAAGATTCTGCATGA